In Humulus lupulus chromosome 6, drHumLupu1.1, whole genome shotgun sequence, a single genomic region encodes these proteins:
- the LOC133784000 gene encoding uncharacterized protein LOC133784000, translated as MENGKNCHCRPPRPVVERTAWKNKNPGRRFKTCNKYRIHGGCNFFEWIDPPMCHRAKVVIPGLLRKIGDLETEITSLSTTTDIGSHRQCSGSSNGFETQSHNLQNVGRESCESCAKSRDRVNDGGRMQCYYFLNTMYFAVILLVVVIWATKSK; from the exons ATGGAGAACGGAAAAAATTGCCATTGTCGACCACCAAGGCCAGTGGTAGAAAGAACGGCTTGGAAAAACAAAAATCCTGGGCGAAGATTCAAAACATGCAACAAGTATCGG ATTCATGGTGGGTGTAATTTCTTTGAATGGATAGACCCTCCTATGTGCCATCGAGCAAAGGTGGTCATCCCTGGACTACTAAGAAAAATTGGTGACCTTGAAACTGAAATCACATCCCTAAGTACGACAACTGACATTGGAAGTCATCGGCAATGCAGTGGTTCTTCAAATGGATTTGAGACACAATCTCACAACCTTCAAAATGTTGGAAGAGAAAGCTGTGAAAGTTGTGCTAAAAGCAGGGATAGAGTAAATGATGGAGGTCGAATGCAGTGTTACTACTTTTTGAATACTATGTATTTTGCTGTAATTCTATTGGTTGTGGTTATTTGGGCTACAAAATCAAAGTAG
- the LOC133785044 gene encoding uncharacterized protein LOC133785044 — MQEVKNVSDGAYYWLAGKNPTEWTKSHISEYPKCDILVNNLCESFNAAILDARDKPIITLLEKIRFWLMSQFYNKKAELEKMTQPVGKRILKIIEKQKEVAKHCLVTRSDKFQFQVQCSNGSALVVDLEFRTCTCRRFQLSGLPCGHALATIWFMGGNVFDYVHGFYKKESLQKAYGQSVHPMPSPDMWPQTGLNPIDPPPETKLPGRLKKARRRETDEPPPALKKARRTRQVKTCSNFMKTGHRRETCKSAKVVVEV; from the coding sequence ATGCAAGAAGTCAAGAATGTCTCGGATGGTGCTTACTATTGGCTGGCAGGGAAGAACCCCACAGAATGGACTAAGTCACATATTTCAGAGTACCCAAAATGTGACATTTTGGTGAATAATTTGTGTGAGAGTTTCAATGCAGCCATACTTGATGCTCGCGACAAGCCAATTATAACTTTACTAGAGAAAATTAGATTTTGGTTGATGTCTCAGTTTTATAACAAAAAAGCTGAGTTGGAGAAGATGACTCAACCTGTGGGGAAGAGAATTTTGAAGATAATTGAGAAGCAAAAAGAGGTTGCAAAGCATTGTCTGGTTACTAGGTCTGACAAGTTTCAGTTTCAGGTTCAATGCAGCAATGGTAGTGCCTTGGTTGTCGATTTGGAATTCAGAACTTGTACATGTAGGAGGTTTCAACTATCTGGGCTTCCTTGTGGCCATGCACTAGCTACTATCTGGTTCATGGGAGGTAATGTCTTTGATTATGTCCACGGATTCTATAAAAAAGAATCATTGCAAAAAGCATATGGACAGAGTGTGCATCCTATGCCTAGTCCAGATATGTGGCCTCAAACAGGACTCAACCCAATTGATCCACCACCTGAGACAAAGCTGCCTGGAAGACTTAAGAAAGCTAGGAGAAGGGAGACAGATGAACCTCCACCTGCTTTAAAGAAAGCTCGAAGAACTAGACAAGTTAAAACATGCAGCAATTTTATGAAAACAGGCCACAGGAGAGAAACATGCAAATCTGCTAAGGTGGTGGTTGAGGTATAA